From a region of the Impatiens glandulifera chromosome 4, dImpGla2.1, whole genome shotgun sequence genome:
- the LOC124934159 gene encoding probable sugar phosphate/phosphate translocator At1g48230, with translation MAKMINRSLMLTYLYLLVYILLSSGVILYNKWVLSPKYFNFPFPITLTMIHMGFSGIVAFFLIRVFKVVSPVKMTFEIYATCVIPISAFFASSLWFGNTAYLHISVAFIQMLKALMPVATFVMAVLCGTDKLRCDVFLNMVLVSVGVVVSSYGEINFNVVGTVYQVAGIFAEALRLVLTQVLLQKKGLSLNPITSLYYIAPCSFLFLAIPWYFLEKPGMEVTQIQFNFWIFFSNAICALALNFSIFLVIGRTGAVTIRVAGVLKDWILIALSTVIFPESTITALNITGYAIALCGVVLYNYLKVKDVRASSQLPLENIPERISKDWKSDKRSSDIYRPDMIDDNKGVRDIDLIGDEETPLISSSRLSFMGRTQLSSHDA, from the exons TGGGTTCTCTCGCCAAAGTACTTCAACTTTCCATTTCCAATAACGCTTACTATGATCCATATGGGATTTTCCGGAATAGTAGCATTTTTTCTCATTCGTGTTTTTAAG GTGGTCTCTCCAGTTAAAATGACCTTTGAAAT ATATGCAACATGCGTGATCCCCATAAGTGCTTTTTTTGCTTCAAGTCTGTG GTTTGGTAACACTGCCTACTTGCATATTTCAGTGGCTTTCATCCAGATGCTGAAGGCTCTAA TGCCAGTGGCAACTTTTGTTATGGCTGTTTTATGTGGAACGGACAAATTAAGGTGTGATGTATTCTTGAACATGGTGCTGGTCAGTGTTGGAGTTGTCGTTTCCTCATATGGGGAGATCAATTTCAATGTGGTTGGTACGGTTTACCAGGTTGCAGGCATATTTGCTGAAGCTCTTAGGCTTGTTTTGACTCAAGTCCTACTCCAGAAAAAAGGGCTGTCTTTAAACCCCATTACAAGCTTGTATTACATAGCACCATGCAG TTTTCTCTTCCTAGCTATACCATGGTACTTCTTAGAGAAGCCCGGAATGGAAGTCACGCAGATTCAATTCAACTTCTGGATCTTCTTCTCGAATGCTATATGTGCTTTAGCATTGAACTTCTCCATTTTCTTAGTAATTGGAAGAACTGGAGCAGTCACAATTCGAGTTGCGGGTGTACTAAAAGATTGGATACTCATAGCTCTTTCAACTGTCATATTTCCTGAATCGACTATTACTGCGCTGAATATTACTGGCTATGCAATTG CATTATGTGGAGTTGTGTTGTATAACTACCTGAAGGTGAAGGATGTCCGAGCTTCGTCTCAACTTCCACTAGAAAATATTCCTGAAAGAATTTCAAAG GATTGGAAGTCAGACAAAAGGTCATCAGACATATACAGACCAGATATGATCGACGATAATAAAGGGGTTAGAGATATTGATTTGATAGGTGATGAAGAAACGCCTTTAATTTCTTCGTCGAGACTTTCGTTTATGGGACGAACACAGTTGAGCAGTCATGATGCTTGA